A stretch of Fusarium poae strain DAOMC 252244 chromosome 2, whole genome shotgun sequence DNA encodes these proteins:
- a CDS encoding hypothetical protein (BUSCO:2478at5125), which yields MMSATRIGQRLARQSRRSPITLQPRLTPTIRLNGVSSRTFSVTATAQAPRFVESQSSTKLQEHELFSRRHIGSESSEQTEMLKMLDPPVSSMEEFLEQTIPPQVRRKQKGLNLVEQWYEGGAESAVPANGRTEHYIQQEMRKLAKNNKVYESFIGAGYYGTLVPAVIQRNVLENPAWYTSYTPYQAEISQGRLQSLLNFQTLITDLTGLDIANASVLDEATAAAEAMTMSMANAPKGKGQKTFVVSENCHPQTISVLQSRAEGFNIKLVIGDVLADNSKLVREVEGDLIGTLIQYPDTHGGVHDYQALADIVHEKKALLSASTDLLALTMLKPPGDFGADIAIGNSQRFGVPLGYGGPHAAFFATSEKYKRKIPGRLVGVSKDRLGKPALRLALQTREQHIRREKATSNICTAQALLANMSAFYAVYHGPKGLKTIAEDIWSKTRLAQSLILEKGEFQLHTQGLREDGSVLFDTVTLKGSPEAIAKVHEKADAQNINLRRVADDKVGFSLHEGVTLESLGNLVKIFGVSESDFKAALESDKGKFLNDELPASLQRKSAYLEQPVFNQYHTETELLRYIYHLQSKDVSLVHSMIPLGSCTMKLNATTEMLPVSDPGINNIHPFAPVEQASGYQALISSLAKNLSEITGMDATTLQPNSGAQGEFAGLRCIKAYHEARSGEKRKVCLIPVSAHGTNPASAAMAGMKVVTVKCDGKTGNLDIEDLKAKCVKHADELAAIMVTYPSTFGVFEPEIKQVCDLVHEHGGLVYMDGANMNAQIGLCSPGDIGADVCHLNLHKTFCIPHGGGGPGVGPIAVKKHLAPYLPGHPEIDPQRIGAERDSTAVAPISAAPWGSASILPISHTYILMMGGDGLTKQTGTALLNANYIMSRLLPHYKVVYTNAQGRCAHEFILDVRPFKDTAGVEVADIAKRLADYGFHSPTMSFPVSGTLMIEPTESESRAELDRFCDALIQIRKEIAGIESGKVPRKNNILTNAPHPQHDLLSSEWDRPYTREEAAYPLPWLREKKMWPSVGRVDDAYGDTNLFCTCPPVEGSEDL from the coding sequence atgatgTCTGCTACTCGTATCGGACAACGGCTCGCCCGTCAGTCTCGTCGCTCCCCCATCACTCTTCAACCTCGTCTCACACCAACAATTCGTCTCAATGGCGTCTCATCACGGACATTCTCAGTCACAGCCACCGCCCAGGCCCCTCGCTTTGTCGAGTCCCAGAGCAGCACTAAACTGCAAGAACATGAGCTCTTCTCAAGGAGACACATCGGCAGCGAGTCGAGCGAGCAAACAGAGATGCTCAAGATGCTCGACCCTCCAGTGAGCTCCATGGAGGAGTTCCTTGAACAGACTATCCCCCCGCAGGTCAGGAGGAAGCAAAAGGGTCTTAACCTCGTTGAGCAGTGGTACGAGGGCGGCGCTGAGTCTGCTGTCCCTGCTAATGGTCGCACCGAGCACTACATCCAGCAAGAGATGCGAAAGCTCGCAAAGAACAACAAAGTTTACGAGTCTTTTATTGGTGCTGGTTATTACGGAACTCTTGTTCCTGCTGTTATCCAGCGCAATGTTCTTGAGAACCCTGCTTGGTACACCAGCTACACTCCCTACCAAGCTGAGATCAGCCAGGGCCGTCTCCAGTCCCTCCTCAACTTCCAGACTCTTATCACCGATTTGACTGGTCTTGACATTGCCAATGCCTCTGTTCTCGACGAGGCgaccgccgccgccgaggCCATGACCATGTCAATGGCCAACGCCCCCAAGGGTAAGGGCCAAAAGACCTTTGTTGTCTCAGAGAACTGCCACCCCCAGACCATCTCCGTCCTGCAATCCCGAGCCGAGGGCTTCAACATCAAGCTCGTCATTGGTGATGTCCTTGCCGACAACTCCAAGCTCGTCCGCGAAGTCGAGGGTGACCTTATTGGTACCCTGATCCAGTACCCTGATACCCACGGTGGTGTCCACGATTACCAGGCCCTTGCCGACATCGTCCACGAGAAGAAGGCCCTCCTCAGCGCCTCTACCGACCTGCTCGCTCTTACCATGCTCAAGCCCCCTGGAGACTTTGGCGCCGATATCGCCATCGGTAACTCCCAGCGATTCGGTGTTCCTCTGGGCTACGGTGGTCCCCACGCTGCTTTCTTTGCCACTTCCGAGAAGTACAAGCGCAAGATCCCCGGTCGTCTCGTCGGTGTTTCCAAGGAtcgtctcggaaagcctgcTCTTCGTCTTGCTCTCCAGACTCGAGAGCAGCACATTCGACGTGAAAAGGCTACCAGCAACATTTGCACTGCCCAGGCTCTTCTCGCCAACATGTCTGCTTTCTACGCTGTCTACCACGGTCCCAAGGGTCTCAAGACTATTGCTGAGGATATCTGGAGCAAGACCCGTCTCGCTCAGAGCCTCATCCTCGAGAAGGGCGAGTTCCAGCTGCACACTCAAGGTCTCCGCGAGGATGGCTCTGTTCTCTTCGACACTGTTACTCTCAAGGGTTCTCCTGAGGCTATTGCCAAGGTTCACGAGAAGGCTGATGCTCAGAACATCAACCTCCGCCGTGTCGCTGATGACAAGGTTGGCTTCTCTCTCCACGAGGGTGTCACCCTTGAGAGCCTCGGCAATCTTGTCAAGATCTTTGGCGTTTCCGAGTCCGACTTCAAGGCCGCTCTCGAGTCCGACAAGGGCAAGTTCCTCAACGATGAGCTCCCAGCTTCTCTCCAGCGAAAGTCCGCCTACCTCGAGCAGCCCGTCTTCAACCAGTACCACACCGAGACCGAGCTCCTCCGATACATCTACCACCTCCAGTCCAAGGATGTGTCTCTTGTCCACTCTATGATCCCTCTGGGCTCTTGCACCATGAAGCTCAACGCCACCACCGAGATGCTGCCCGTTTCCGACCCTGGtatcaacaacatccacCCCTTCGCCCCCGTCGAGCAGGCTTCCGGTTACCAGGCCCTCATCAGCTCCCTCGCCAAGAACTTGTCCGAGATTACTGGTATGGACGCTACTACTCTGCAGCCCAACTCTGGTGCTCAGGGTGAGTTTGCTGGTCTTCGCTGCATCAAGGCCTACCACGAGGCTCGTTCTGGCGAGAAGCGAAAGGTCTGCCTGATCCCTGTTTCTGCCCACGGTACCAACCCTGCCTCTGCGGCTATGGCTGGTATGAAGGTCGTCACTGTCAAGTGTGATGGCAAGACTGGTAACCTGGATATTGAGGATCTCAAGGCCAAGTGTGTCAAGCATGCTGATGAGCTTGCCGCCATCATGGTCACCTACCCTTCCACCTTTGGTGTTTTCGAGCCCGAGATTAAGCAGGTCTGTGACCTTGTTCATGAGCACGGTGGTCTCGTCTACATGGACGGTGCCAACATGAACGCTCAGATTGGTCTCTGCTCTCCTGGTGACATTGGCGCTGATGTCTGCCATCTTAACCTCCACAAGACCTTCTGTATTCCtcacggtggtggtggcCCTGGTGTCGGTCCTATTGCCGTCAAGAAGCACCTCGCTCCTTACCTGCCTGGTCACCCTGAGATTGATCCTCAACGCATTGGTGCCGAGCGTGACAGCACCGCTGTTGCCCCCATCAGTGCCGCTCCTTGGGGTAGTGCTTCCATCCTCCCCATCAGCCACACTTATATCCTCATGATGGGTGGCGATGGTCTTACCAAGCAAACTGGTACTGCCCTCCTCAACGCCAACTACATCATGTCCCGTCTCCTCCCCCACTACAAGGTTGTCTACACCAACGCTCAAGGCCGATGCGCTCACGAGTTCATCCTTGACGTCCGACCCTTCAAGGACACAGCCGGTGTTGAAGTTGCCGACATTGCCAAGCGATTGGCCGACTACGGTTTCCACTCTCCTACCATGAGTTTCCCCGTATCGGGAACCCTCATGATCGAGCCCACCGAGTCTGAGTCCCGAGCTGAGCTTGACCGCTTCTGCGACGCCCTCATCCAGATCCGCAAGGAGATCGCCGGCATTGAGTCTGGCAAGGTTCCCCGCAAGAACAACATCCTCACCAACGCCCCTCATCCCCAACACGACCTCCTATCCTCAGAGTGGGACCGCCCTTACACCCGCGAAGAGGCTGCCTACCCTCTCCCCTGGCTCcgggagaagaagatgtgGCCCTCTGTTGGCCGAGTGGATGATGCTTACGGTGACACCAACCTGTTCTGCACATGCCCTCCTGTCGAGGGATCTGAGGACTTGTAA
- the CBS2_2 gene encoding Cytochrome B translational activator protein cbs2, which produces MMNMRLLRQQCLRSKPSLATRISTRGFASQKDLLGSSLEQGDPEIHAILKREEKRQNHFINLIPSENFTSRSVLDALGSVMQNKYSEGYPGARYYGGNEHIDEAERLCQTRALETFRLDPEKWGVNVQPLSGSPANLYAYSAILNTHDRIMGLDLPHGGHLSHGYQIPGKKISMISKYYETFPYRLNEETGLIDYDKLRENALLYRPKVIVAGTSAYSRLIDYERMRAIANEAGAYLLSDMAHVSGLVAAGVIGTPFDDSDIVTTTTHKSLRGPRGAMIFYRKGVRSTDKKGKQIMYDLEGPINASVFPGHQGGPHNHTITALAVALKQAQTPEFKDYQEKVLTNSQAMAKQLSDLGYKLVSGGTDNHLVLVDLKPNGIDGARVERVLELVGVASNKNTVPGDRSALKPGGLRLGTPAMTTRGFNGEDFKRVADIVDRGVKITLAVDKDARAAAEAKGAKNPGTVKNFLEYLGDGSSVKEIAALRDEVAEWVGGFPQPWLKS; this is translated from the exons CTCCTCGGTTCAAGCCTTGAGCAAGGCGATCCTGAGATCCATGCTATTCTCAAGCGC GAAGAGAAGCGTCAGAACCACTTCATCAACCTTATTCCCTCCGAAAACTTCACCTCGCGATCAGTTCTCGATGCCCTAGGCAGTGTCATGCAAAACAAGTACTCCGAAGGTTACCCAGGAGCACGATACTACGGCGGCAATGAACACATCGATGAGGCCGAACGTCTTTGCCAAACCAGAGCTCTCGAGACTTTCCGTCTTGACCCTGAGAAGTGGGGTGTCAACGTTCAGC CCCTCTCTGGATCCCCAGCCAACCTTTACGCCTACTCGGCCATCCTCAACACCCACGATCGTATCATGGGTCTTGACCTCCCCCATGGAGGCCATCTCTCCCACGGCTACCAGATTCCTGGCAAGAAGATCTCTATGATCTCAAAGTACTACGAGACCTTCCCCTACCGACTTAACGAGGAGACTGGCTTGATCGACTACGACAAGTTGCGCGAGAATGCCCTGCTGTACCGCCCCAAGGTCATCGTCGCAGGTACATCTGCCTACTCCCGCCTTATCGACTATGAGCGTATGCGCGCTATCGCCAACGAGGCTGGTGCTTACCTTCTCTCCGACATGGCTCACGTTTCGGGTCTTGTCGCTGCTGGCGTTATTGGAACACCCTTTGACGACTCTGATATCGTTACTACCACCACCCACAAGTCCCTCCGTGGACCTCGCGGtgccatgatcttctacCGCAAGGGCGTGCGCAGCACAGACAAGAAGGGCAAGCAGATCATGTACGACCTCGAGGGTCCTATCAACGCGTCTGTCTTCCCAGGCCACCAGGGCGGTCCTCATAACCACACCATCACCGCTCTCGCCGTCGCTCTCAAGCAAGCCCAGACACCAGAGTTCAAGGATTACCAAGAAAAGGTCCTGACCAACTCCCAAGCCATGGCCAAGCAGCTCTCCGACCTCGGATACAAGCTTGTCTCTGGTGGTACCGATAACCATCTCGTTCTCGTGGACCTCAAGCCCAATGGCATCGACGGTGCGCGCGTAGAGCGCGTTCTCGAACTCGTCGGTGTGGCGAGTAACAAGAACACCGTTCCTGGTGACCGTTCGGCGTTGAAGCCGGGTGGTCTCCGTTTGGGAACGCCCGCCATGACGACGCGGGGCTTCAACGGCGAGGACTTTAAGCGCGTGGCCGATATTGTGGACCGCGGTGTGAAGATCACTCTGGCGGTTGATAAGGATGCCCGTGCTGCGGCCGAGGCCAAGGGAGCTAAGAACCCAGGTACCGTCAAGAACTTTTTGGAGTACTTGGGTGATGGATCTAGTGTCAAGGAGATTGCTGCGCTGCGAGATGAGGTTGCGGAGTGGGTTGGAGGATTCCCTCAGCCTTGGCTCAAGTCATGA
- a CDS encoding hypothetical protein (TransMembrane:4 (i86-106o112-145i255-273o285-302i)~BUSCO:20732at5125), which produces MAAFDTPWLSHLAPSPMSSRDDASHGASPPSYEPSSSTTGAPPTYASFSPVTLSSNTPSRSSRRSTILVHQKSPLLLATPPQITRALAYSHPFLLPLNTLAGLLTWSTGDPWQSFLLLCFFWAVVLYGDVVITWAGPVLVGVALIAGMYGRRYSPLSSSGWTESRGQNAGTKGANQTNGESSQQNGKANAGEKQSKHVRGNSEVTNTKHQKTLDEIVETLKQLTGRCNVLMEPLLDMTDFLSTQTTAISATTRPALTVIFMRLLIITPIWIALTVPPWRVVTTRRVILVAGTIILTWHARVLRVSRAILWRSSTVRRLAAGITGLQFDTPEQPFRKDLAQASKKGTERVAQQGDSELTKALGKATNFQTNRRNVTGKTAGVKFTFIIYENQRRWIGLGWTNNLFAYERAAWTDDHNNSVPAKDDFELPDVSDGSQMEWRWVPGSRWRVDGVSDESGPIDYDGNEGKNGWIFYDNKWQHGQRGSDGWGRWTRRRKWYRDAELVEVDQKQDSKEASKDKESPAVTKLRSQPYASNEAMVSTRSAEAQGEDTSNDDASSKAADDSLSVHSTSSKSFLRSPFLRKRATDRPGADNKERTRRDSRTSRTSSLYNDDDADALGAELALEIQKQGRPGGQWGIGDEARMSLE; this is translated from the exons ATGGCAGCTTTT GATACCCCGTGGCTGTCGCATCTTGCACCGTCACCCATGTCTTCCCGCGACGATGCGTCTCACGGCGCATCACCTCCCTCCTACGAACCCTCATCTTCAACTACCGGCGCACCCCCGACCTACGCCAGCTTCTCCCCCGTGACACTCTCTTCGAATACTCCCTCCCGATCCTCACGACGATCGACTATTCTCGTCCACCAAAAGAGCCCCCTGCTCCTCGCTACTCCTCCTCAAATCACCCGCGCTCTCGCCTACAGCCACCCTTTCCTCCTTCCCTTGAATACACTTGCCGGACTCCTCACTTGGAGTACTGGAGATCCGTGGCAAAGTTTCCTATTATTGTGCTTCTTCTGGGCGGTTGTTTTGTATGGCGATGTAGTAATAACGTGGGCCGGTCCAGTCCTGGTCGGAGTGGCCCTCATTGCCGGCATGTACGGCCGGAGATACAGTCCCCTCAGTAGCAGTGGGTGGACTGAGTCCCGGGGTCAGAATGCTGGTACCAAGGGagcaaaccaaaccaacGGCGAGAGCAGCCAACAGAACGGCAAAGCAAACGCCGGCGAGAAACAGTCGAAACATGTTAGAGGAAATTCCGAGGTCACCAACACTAAACATCAAAAGACACTAGACGAGATCGTCGAGACTCTTAAACAGCTTACAGGAAGATGTAATGTTCTCATGGAGCCTTTGCTCGACATGACGGATTTTCTAAGCACTCAAACAACCGCAATCAGTGCTACCACACGACCAGCGCTGACTGTCATCTTCATGCGACTGCTTATCATCACGCCCATATGGATTGCGCTTACTGTTCCGCCGTGGAGAGTCGTCACCACCAGACGTGTAATACTAGTGGCTGGAACTATCATTCTGACTTGGCATGCAAGGGTTCTCCGAGTATCGCGGGCCATTCTCTGGAGAAGCTCCACAGTTCGGAGACTTGCTGCCGGCATTACCGGTCTCCAATTTGACACTCCCGAACAACCCTTCCGAAAGGACTTGGCCCAAGCCTCAAAGAAGGGCACGGAACGTGTTGCCCAGCAAGGAGATTCAGAACTTACCAAGGCACTTGGGAAAGCGACAAATTTCCAAACCAACCGTAGGAACGTTACAGGAAAGACCGCAGGTGTTAAGTTCACATTCATCATATACGAGAACCAAAGACGATGGATCGGTTTGGGCTGGACTAACAATTTATTTGCATATGAACGAGCTGCATGGACAGATGACCACAACAACTCGGTGCCAGCCAAAGATGACTTTGAACTACCAGATGTATCAGACGGAAGCCAAATGGAGTGGAGATGGGTTCCTGGGAGTCGCTGGCGTGTTGATGGCGTATCTGATGAGAGTGGCCCAATAGACTATGATGGGAACGAAGGGAAGAACGGATGGATCTTTTATGATAACAAG TGGCAACACGGCCAAAGAGGTTCAGATGGCTGGGGTCGATGGACCAGACGAAGAAAGTGGTACCGCGATGCGGAGCTCGTCGAAGTCGATCAGAAGCAAGACTCCAAGGAAGCTTCAAAAGACAAGGAATCTCCAGCAGTAACGAAACTACGATCTCAACCATACGCCAGTAACGAAGCAATGGTATCGACACGAAGCGCTGAGGCACAAGGAGAGGACACCAGTAACGATGACGCAAGCTCCAAAGCAGCAGACGATTCCTTGTCAGTACACTCGACATCCTCAAAATCTTTTCTTCGGTCGCCTTTTTTGCGAAAACGAGCCACTGACCGACCTGGAGCGGATAATAAGGAACGCACCAGACGAGATAGTAGAACCAGTAGGACGAGCAGCCTGTACAACGACGATGACGCCGACGCTTTAGGTGCGGAGCTGGCCTTGGAGATTCAGAAACAAGGTAGGCCTGGAGGACAATGGGGTATCGGCGACGAGGCACGAATGAGTCTTGAGTAA
- a CDS encoding hypothetical protein (TransMembrane:4 (i183-205o217-239i251-269o289-308i)), with amino-acid sequence MELPLPRDAARTLGKKRSSRSNALTLSLSPERAQHQHHPQRSITSPAKPSSATRSTHSSLFSPDLLPRSASTAPHHPQHHRNVSISRPSPSSIDYGSMHSEARTESALTIRPPTTTLDRGGSPPLTPFPPWVSEEEDEGNEECENRTWENSTTKRHSCDGGHVPVTILRVEGKWVVSSVIHGLVLALQFAVTLGVFSALMWITVWKENEPGNDFDNWLWKFADPSLVIVLLLCATSLIIHEMKLLSSVALLYIESLILVATTVASFVLWTRCFQEESRSVKGVLMGSNVLMWGLAFFGFVRAVVIWKVDANEGDVDQERAVMYGTFVPWDERRESL; translated from the exons ATGGAGCTTCCACTACCTCGAGACGCCGCCCGAACTcttggaaagaagagaagcagtCGCTCAAACGCCCTCACTCTATCCCTCTCCCCCGAACGcgctcaacatcaacatcacccTCAACGAAGCATAACATCTCCCGCCAAACCCTCCTCTGCAACACGCTCAACGCATTCAAGCCTCTTCTCTCCAGACCTTTTACCTCGAAGCGCATCAACAGCTCCTCACCATCCCCAACATCACCGCAATGTCTCTATATCTCGTCCATCACCTAGTTCCATCGACTATGGCTCCATGCACTCCGAAGCACGAACAGAATCCGCCCTGACTATCCGTCCTCCCACAACCACCCTCGATAGAGGAGGATCGCCGCCCCTGACGCCGTTCCCGCCATGGGTcagcgaggaagaagacgaaggcAATGAAGAGTGCGAGAACCGCACCTGGGAGAATTCTACGACAAAGAGGCATAGTTGCGATGGTGGACATGTGCCAGTGACGATACTGCGCGTCGAGGGGAAGTGGGTGGTCAGTTCTGTCATACATGGTCTCGTGCTTGCGTTACAGTTTGCTGTGACACTTGGTGTTTTTAGCGCTTTGATGTGGATTACCGTTTGGAAGGAGAATGAGCCTGGTAACGACTTTGACAATTG GCTTTGGAAATTCGCGGACCCGAGTCTTGTCATCGTTCTCCTCCTCTGCGCAACAAGCCTCATCATCCACGAGATGAAACTACTGTCATCTGTAGCTCTTCTCTACATCGAATCTCTCATCCTCGTAGCTACCACTGTGGCGAGTTTCGTTCTCTGGACGCGGTGCTTCCAGGAGGAGAGCCGCAGTGTAAAGGGTGTGCTGATGGGAAGTAATGTGTTGATGTGGGGTCTTGCGTTCTTTGGATTCGTCAGAGCTGTTGTCATTTGGAAGGTTGATGCGAATGAAGGGGATGTTGATCAGGAGAGGGCGGTTATGTACGGGACGTTTGTTCCGTGGGATGAGAGACGGGAGTCTTTGTAG